The following proteins are co-located in the Syntrophorhabdaceae bacterium genome:
- a CDS encoding nitroreductase family protein produces MVFILSIPVILHLRLLSEDIFIVTIFMEKCNNAIYFSMKGMSLTYQPTIRIFIEIDQNLYLAAEILGLGACAIGAFYGDEANKILSLDGIEETVIYMAAVSRPAEVK; encoded by the coding sequence ATGGTCTTTATACTGTCCATCCCTGTTATCCTCCATCTTAGATTGTTATCAGAAGATATTTTTATTGTAACGATCTTCATGGAAAAATGCAACAATGCAATATATTTTTCCATGAAGGGTATGTCATTGACTTACCAGCCGACAATACGCATATTTATAGAGATTGACCAGAACCTCTATCTCGCGGCAGAGATCCTGGGTCTCGGCGCCTGCGCGATCGGCGCTTTCTACGGCGATGAGGCAAACAAAATTCTATCCCTGGACGGCATAGAGGAGACTGTTATCTATATGGCTGCTGTCAGCCGGCCGGCAGAGGTAAAATAA